The following proteins are co-located in the Eleginops maclovinus isolate JMC-PN-2008 ecotype Puerto Natales chromosome 1, JC_Emac_rtc_rv5, whole genome shotgun sequence genome:
- the acvrl1 gene encoding serine/threonine-protein kinase receptor R3 isoform X2 encodes MTSEMGSSAVLTVVLLGAFLWISAVHADEDGKHLCRCKNEKGTCVNGTCRGDYCFYSWLNNREDFGCFPKNYYREQCYAALERLYMSCCRGNYCNAYFTPPPMINGESENTSRPELWITLSLLLLITTASVCGLVLFLRFRRAHGRLKNLEDHDVTMLKVPNGDDPTYNDIFDEFCTSGSGTGLPYLVQRTMARQISLVQCVGKGRYGEVWRGTWMGESVAVKIFSSRDEQSWFRETEIYNTVQLRHDNILGFIASDMTSKNSSTQLWLVTHFHELGSLYDFLQYSSLEPESCLRMCLSVACGLVHLHTEIVSAQEKPAIAHRDLKSRNILVKRNGQCCIADLGLSVIHSQSHDYLDVGNNPRVGTKRYMAPEVLDETIRMDIFESYKQTDIWALGLVFWEISRRTIVNGIVEEYRPPFFDLVPVDPSFEEMKKVVCVDQQRPSLHNRLHSHPILTAIVKIMKECWYQSPSARLTALRVRKTLSKLDHDSDFSIEKLKQDI; translated from the exons AGATGGGAAGTTCTGCTGTGCTTACAGTGGTGCTGCTCGGGGCGTTTCTGTGGATCTCTGCTGTCCATGCAG ATGAAGATGGGAAGCATCTGTGTAGATGCAAGAATGAAAAAGGCACATGTGTGAATGGAACTTGCAGAGGCGACTACTGCTTCTACTCCTGGTTGAATAACCGAGAGGATTTTGGCTGTTTCCCCAAAAACTATTACAGAGAGCAGTGTTACGCCGCTTTGGAACGCTTATATATGTCCTGCTGCAGAGGGAATTATTGCAACGCCTATTTCACACCACCTCCAATGATAA ATGGAGAGTCAGAAAATACATCTCGCCCGGAGCTGTGGATCACGTTGTCTTTGCTCCTGTTGATCACGACTGCCAGCGTGTGTGGCCTGGTGCTGTTCCTGCGCTTCCGCCGTGCACACGGTAGACTGAAAAATCTTGAAGACCATGATGTCACCATGCTCAAGGTCCCAAATGGAGATGACCCCACATACAAC GATATCTTTGATGAGTTTTGTACATCAGGGAGTGGGACAGGACTGCCCTATCTGGTCCAAAGGACTATGGCCAGACAGATCTCACTGGTCCAGTGTGTCG GTAAAGGCAGGTATGGCGAGGTGTGGAGGGGAACTTGGATGGGGGAGAGTGTGGCTGTCAAGATCTTTTCCTCTAGGGACGAGCAGTCCTGgttcagagagacagagatctACAACACTGTACAGCTCCGACACGACAACATCCTGG GTTTTATAGCCTCTGACATGACATCCAAGAACTCCAGCACCCAGCTGTGGCTCGTCACCCACTTTCATGAGCTGGGTTCACTCTATGACTTCCTGCAGTACAGCAGCTTGGAGCCTGAGAGCTGCCTGAGGATGTGCCTGTCTGTGGCCTGCGGTCTGGTCCACCTGCACACTGAGATTGTCAGCGCACAGGAAAAACCAGCTATCGCCCACAGAGACCTGAAAAGCCGAAATATCCTGGTAAAGCGGAATGGGCAGTGCTGCATCGCTGACTTAG GTTTGTCTGTGATACACTCTCAGTCTCATGACTACCTCGATGTGGGAAACAACCCTCGTGTTGGTACCAAGCGCTACATGGCCCCTGAAGTCCTGGATGAGACTATTCGTATGGACATTTTCGAGTCCTACAAGCAAACTGATATCTGGGCCCTGGGCCTGGTCTTCTGGGAAATTAGCCGCAGGACCATTGTCAATG GGATTGTGGAGGAGTACCGCCCTCCCTTCTTTGACCTGGTGCCTGTAGATCCCAGCTTTGAGGAGATGAAGAAAGTGGTGTGTGTGGATCAGCAGAGGCCCAGTCTCCACAACAGGCTCCATTCCCATCCT ATCCTGACGGCCATTGTGAAGATCATGAAGGAGTGTTGGTACCAGAGCCCATCAGCCCGCCTCACTGCCCTGCGGGTGAGGAAGACGCTCTCCAAACTCGACCATGACAGTGACTTCAGCATTGAGAAACTCAAGCAGGACATCTAG
- the acvrl1 gene encoding serine/threonine-protein kinase receptor R3 isoform X1 codes for MTSEMGSSAVLTVVLLGAFLWISAVHADEDGKHLCRCKNEKGTCVNGTCRGDYCFYSWLNNREDFGCFPKNYYREQCYAALERLYMSCCRGNYCNAYFTPPPMINGESENTSRPELWITLSLLLLITTASVCGLVLFLRFRRAHGRLKNLEDHDVTMLKVPNGDDPTYNSQDIFDEFCTSGSGTGLPYLVQRTMARQISLVQCVGKGRYGEVWRGTWMGESVAVKIFSSRDEQSWFRETEIYNTVQLRHDNILGFIASDMTSKNSSTQLWLVTHFHELGSLYDFLQYSSLEPESCLRMCLSVACGLVHLHTEIVSAQEKPAIAHRDLKSRNILVKRNGQCCIADLGLSVIHSQSHDYLDVGNNPRVGTKRYMAPEVLDETIRMDIFESYKQTDIWALGLVFWEISRRTIVNGIVEEYRPPFFDLVPVDPSFEEMKKVVCVDQQRPSLHNRLHSHPILTAIVKIMKECWYQSPSARLTALRVRKTLSKLDHDSDFSIEKLKQDI; via the exons AGATGGGAAGTTCTGCTGTGCTTACAGTGGTGCTGCTCGGGGCGTTTCTGTGGATCTCTGCTGTCCATGCAG ATGAAGATGGGAAGCATCTGTGTAGATGCAAGAATGAAAAAGGCACATGTGTGAATGGAACTTGCAGAGGCGACTACTGCTTCTACTCCTGGTTGAATAACCGAGAGGATTTTGGCTGTTTCCCCAAAAACTATTACAGAGAGCAGTGTTACGCCGCTTTGGAACGCTTATATATGTCCTGCTGCAGAGGGAATTATTGCAACGCCTATTTCACACCACCTCCAATGATAA ATGGAGAGTCAGAAAATACATCTCGCCCGGAGCTGTGGATCACGTTGTCTTTGCTCCTGTTGATCACGACTGCCAGCGTGTGTGGCCTGGTGCTGTTCCTGCGCTTCCGCCGTGCACACGGTAGACTGAAAAATCTTGAAGACCATGATGTCACCATGCTCAAGGTCCCAAATGGAGATGACCCCACATACAAC TCTCAGGATATCTTTGATGAGTTTTGTACATCAGGGAGTGGGACAGGACTGCCCTATCTGGTCCAAAGGACTATGGCCAGACAGATCTCACTGGTCCAGTGTGTCG GTAAAGGCAGGTATGGCGAGGTGTGGAGGGGAACTTGGATGGGGGAGAGTGTGGCTGTCAAGATCTTTTCCTCTAGGGACGAGCAGTCCTGgttcagagagacagagatctACAACACTGTACAGCTCCGACACGACAACATCCTGG GTTTTATAGCCTCTGACATGACATCCAAGAACTCCAGCACCCAGCTGTGGCTCGTCACCCACTTTCATGAGCTGGGTTCACTCTATGACTTCCTGCAGTACAGCAGCTTGGAGCCTGAGAGCTGCCTGAGGATGTGCCTGTCTGTGGCCTGCGGTCTGGTCCACCTGCACACTGAGATTGTCAGCGCACAGGAAAAACCAGCTATCGCCCACAGAGACCTGAAAAGCCGAAATATCCTGGTAAAGCGGAATGGGCAGTGCTGCATCGCTGACTTAG GTTTGTCTGTGATACACTCTCAGTCTCATGACTACCTCGATGTGGGAAACAACCCTCGTGTTGGTACCAAGCGCTACATGGCCCCTGAAGTCCTGGATGAGACTATTCGTATGGACATTTTCGAGTCCTACAAGCAAACTGATATCTGGGCCCTGGGCCTGGTCTTCTGGGAAATTAGCCGCAGGACCATTGTCAATG GGATTGTGGAGGAGTACCGCCCTCCCTTCTTTGACCTGGTGCCTGTAGATCCCAGCTTTGAGGAGATGAAGAAAGTGGTGTGTGTGGATCAGCAGAGGCCCAGTCTCCACAACAGGCTCCATTCCCATCCT ATCCTGACGGCCATTGTGAAGATCATGAAGGAGTGTTGGTACCAGAGCCCATCAGCCCGCCTCACTGCCCTGCGGGTGAGGAAGACGCTCTCCAAACTCGACCATGACAGTGACTTCAGCATTGAGAAACTCAAGCAGGACATCTAG